A portion of the Edaphobacter lichenicola genome contains these proteins:
- a CDS encoding YkgB family protein has product MTIPSMSPVQQARTPLTKLAAWVDERNLPFLITSIGMIVMLLWAGSYKMTAPGAEGIVPLVSNSPLISWQFKIFGPYIGSDIIGLTEWTAAILMIAGFFKPKAGILGGMVAALMFSITSTMLFTTPDATVLVKGMRYMSFLGLFLYKDVISLGVAFYLIGYFGKKAILSETTINNEN; this is encoded by the coding sequence ATGACGATTCCATCAATGAGCCCCGTTCAACAAGCCAGAACTCCTCTGACCAAATTAGCTGCATGGGTAGATGAGCGTAATCTACCGTTCCTAATCACTAGCATCGGCATGATCGTTATGCTTCTGTGGGCAGGCTCTTACAAGATGACCGCCCCCGGCGCGGAAGGTATAGTTCCGCTGGTCTCCAACAGCCCACTCATAAGCTGGCAGTTTAAGATTTTCGGACCCTATATCGGCTCAGACATTATCGGGCTCACCGAATGGACGGCCGCAATTCTGATGATCGCGGGCTTTTTCAAACCGAAGGCAGGAATTCTCGGTGGCATGGTTGCCGCCCTCATGTTCTCTATAACCAGCACGATGCTCTTCACCACCCCAGATGCGACCGTTCTAGTCAAGGGAATGCGCTACATGAGTTTTCTGGGGCTGTTCCTTTACAAGGATGTCATATCGCTCGGTGTGGCTTTTTACTTAATCGGCTATTTCGGAAAGAAAGCCATTCTCTCAGAAACGACAATCAATAATGAAAACTGA
- a CDS encoding SDR family oxidoreductase, whose translation MKKFPEEAGIARYGQPEEIAELLGFMVSPAAKWMTGTSVRMDGGEIKGI comes from the coding sequence ATGAAGAAGTTTCCGGAAGAGGCAGGAATCGCCCGTTACGGCCAGCCGGAAGAGATTGCGGAACTCCTGGGCTTCATGGTCTCCCCCGCCGCGAAATGGATGACCGGTACATCGGTTCGCATGGATGGTGGCGAAATCAAAGGTATTTAG
- a CDS encoding SDR family NAD(P)-dependent oxidoreductase, which translates to MKNNSVAIVTGASQGIGRSTAIRLARDFSAVVLAARSGQTLEEVAEAVRAAGAEPLSLALDLSQIEASQTLVRSTLDRFGRIDALLNIAGAVPQIDLFEMTDEQWKAGMELKLHGARRLTIRAWEALKQSKGSVVFMSGSAALDPKPAFAAVASTNAAITALAKAFAEQGIKDGVQVNSIVPGAVMTGRRLSFLEKWAPAHSMSVTRQ; encoded by the coding sequence ATGAAGAATAATTCTGTAGCTATCGTGACCGGAGCGAGCCAGGGTATCGGCCGCTCCACCGCTATCCGTCTGGCCCGCGACTTCTCTGCGGTCGTCCTTGCCGCCCGCAGTGGGCAAACCCTGGAAGAAGTGGCGGAAGCAGTCAGAGCCGCCGGTGCCGAGCCTCTCTCGTTGGCCCTCGACCTCAGCCAAATCGAAGCATCGCAGACACTCGTCCGGAGCACGCTCGACCGCTTCGGCCGGATAGACGCACTCCTGAACATCGCCGGCGCTGTACCCCAGATCGACCTGTTCGAGATGACAGACGAACAGTGGAAGGCAGGCATGGAACTCAAGCTGCATGGCGCGCGCCGCTTGACGATCCGCGCGTGGGAAGCCTTAAAGCAATCGAAGGGTTCCGTTGTCTTCATGTCGGGCAGCGCAGCGCTGGATCCGAAGCCGGCATTCGCAGCCGTCGCCTCAACAAACGCCGCGATCACGGCATTGGCCAAGGCTTTTGCCGAACAAGGCATTAAGGATGGAGTGCAGGTAAACAGCATCGTTCCCGGTGCCGTGATGACCGGACGGCGTCTGTCCTTCCTCGAAAAGTGGGCACCGGCACACAGCATGAGCGTCACGAGGCAATGA
- a CDS encoding alpha/beta fold hydrolase, which produces MNFSENTTVVLVHGAWADGSSWQAVIRPLQDRGLNVIAAPIPLTSLSDDAAALKRTIARTRGPVIIAGHAYAGAVIATASDDRVKALVYIAALAPDEGETVAQVFYKDETHPKAPQLAPDADGFIWMPDDGFANAFAQNATEEQLALSKAVQRPISVKSIQEPAALPAWRSKPTWYLIAEEDRMINPTTQRFMAERMKATVKSYAVDHTPLLTASDKVVDIILEAANATIS; this is translated from the coding sequence ATGAATTTTTCAGAGAACACAACAGTGGTCCTGGTTCACGGAGCCTGGGCTGATGGTTCAAGCTGGCAGGCAGTTATCCGCCCGCTCCAGGATCGCGGCCTGAACGTAATCGCAGCGCCAATTCCCCTCACATCCCTCAGCGACGACGCTGCCGCTCTCAAGCGAACAATCGCAAGAACGCGAGGTCCCGTCATCATTGCAGGACACGCCTACGCGGGAGCCGTCATTGCAACTGCGAGCGACGACCGCGTGAAGGCCCTGGTGTATATCGCAGCCCTGGCCCCGGACGAAGGCGAGACAGTCGCACAGGTCTTTTACAAAGACGAAACTCATCCCAAAGCGCCTCAACTTGCACCTGATGCAGATGGATTTATCTGGATGCCGGACGACGGATTCGCGAACGCCTTCGCACAGAACGCTACGGAGGAGCAGCTTGCGTTATCCAAAGCCGTGCAGCGCCCGATCTCCGTCAAGAGCATTCAGGAGCCAGCCGCCTTGCCGGCTTGGAGGTCGAAGCCGACGTGGTACCTCATCGCTGAAGAAGACCGCATGATCAACCCGACGACTCAGCGGTTCATGGCAGAACGAATGAAGGCAACGGTGAAGTCTTACGCAGTGGATCATACCCCGCTGCTCACTGCCTCTGACAAGGTCGTAGACATCATCCTCGAAGCAGCCAACGCAACAATTTCCTAA
- a CDS encoding alpha/beta fold hydrolase produces the protein MTTFQHATVNGLKLFYREAGSKASPTIVLLHGFPSSSHMFRDLIPQLAKHFHVIAPDYIGFGYSDAPPAESFEYTFDNLAAHVEELLFGVLSLKKFSIYVQDYGAPIGYRIASKHQDAIEGIVVQNGNAYVEGIGAAFDPMKPFWVSRTAETEKPVRELLKKETTIFQYTHGTKDPSHISPDSYTVDQLFLDRPGNDAIQLNLLHNYQSNLARYDGWHEFFRSKQPKTLIVWGKNDPFFTVAGAQAYLRDIPNAQLHLLDTGHFALEDSSEFIAQKIVTFFA, from the coding sequence ATGACAACGTTTCAGCACGCCACCGTCAACGGACTCAAGCTCTTCTATCGGGAAGCGGGTTCCAAGGCTTCACCAACCATCGTGCTTCTGCATGGCTTCCCTAGTTCGTCGCATATGTTCCGTGATCTCATTCCGCAGCTGGCAAAACATTTCCACGTCATCGCTCCCGACTACATCGGCTTCGGCTACAGCGATGCTCCTCCCGCAGAGAGCTTCGAGTACACCTTTGACAATCTCGCAGCGCATGTGGAGGAGCTGCTCTTCGGCGTCCTCAGCCTTAAGAAGTTCAGCATTTACGTGCAGGACTATGGCGCGCCCATCGGCTACCGAATCGCCTCGAAGCATCAAGACGCTATCGAGGGAATCGTCGTACAAAACGGTAACGCCTATGTCGAGGGCATCGGCGCGGCCTTCGACCCCATGAAACCGTTTTGGGTAAGCCGCACTGCAGAAACCGAGAAGCCCGTGCGAGAGCTGCTCAAGAAGGAAACGACCATCTTCCAGTACACGCACGGTACCAAAGATCCTTCGCATATTAGCCCCGATTCCTACACCGTTGATCAACTCTTCCTTGATCGTCCCGGCAACGACGCCATTCAGCTCAACCTGCTGCATAACTACCAATCGAACCTTGCGCGCTACGACGGCTGGCATGAGTTTTTCCGCAGCAAACAGCCTAAAACCCTCATCGTCTGGGGCAAGAACGATCCCTTCTTCACTGTCGCAGGGGCGCAAGCCTATCTGCGAGACATCCCAAACGCCCAACTCCATCTGCTCGATACCGGCCACTTCGCGCTCGAAGACTCAAGCGAATTCATCGCGCAGAAGATCGTGACGTTCTTCGCCTGA
- a CDS encoding CGNR zinc finger domain-containing protein — MNAASQELNDWIDGFLFVANRRILDLLNTKPVLENGPTELLTDVRALERWLIASGTVSSVRDKAEVRGWRSSTEAEAFLKQLIAFRERLRDAVLRIESGMLPSEVFVSEVNSMLLQYPRPTSLRKRDGKLVREPLVEFHKPADLWAPIIDATADLLVETETSRIRKCESCVVHFFDASKKGSRRWCSMNICGNKLKVAAYQQRKRATGDS; from the coding sequence ATGAACGCAGCTTCGCAAGAGTTGAACGATTGGATCGATGGATTTCTGTTCGTGGCCAATCGGCGCATCCTGGATTTGTTGAATACAAAGCCAGTGTTGGAGAACGGTCCTACGGAGTTGCTCACGGATGTTCGAGCGCTTGAACGGTGGCTGATCGCTTCCGGGACCGTGAGTTCGGTCAGGGATAAAGCTGAGGTACGGGGATGGCGCAGCTCCACAGAGGCAGAGGCCTTCCTGAAGCAGTTGATCGCGTTCCGGGAGAGATTGAGGGATGCTGTTTTGCGGATAGAGAGCGGAATGTTGCCGAGCGAGGTGTTTGTCTCAGAGGTGAACTCTATGCTGCTTCAGTACCCTCGACCTACTTCGCTGCGCAAGCGGGACGGCAAGTTAGTTCGGGAGCCGCTTGTCGAGTTCCATAAACCTGCCGATCTTTGGGCGCCGATCATCGATGCGACGGCGGATCTGCTAGTGGAGACAGAAACGTCGCGTATTCGCAAATGCGAATCCTGTGTCGTCCACTTCTTCGATGCGAGCAAGAAAGGGTCACGCCGGTGGTGCAGCATGAACATTTGTGGAAACAAACTCAAGGTTGCTGCGTACCAGCAGAGGAAACGCGCAACCGGTGACTCGTAA